In one Carassius carassius chromosome 48, fCarCar2.1, whole genome shotgun sequence genomic region, the following are encoded:
- the LOC132131269 gene encoding transmembrane protein 161A isoform X2: MALMGVQLVVSLLAVSIMQRMAPHLSFARWLLCNGSLFRFKHPSEGELCALAGKQIPKTSRRDRRQNGHGESKPLTVPKDIDLRLESAPVNVLDALVLRFFVEYQWLIDFAIYATGIYLFTEGYYSVVDASKEVNIASIWCVLTVFFCLRTLYLLMSHYFRSEEGGERSVCLAFGFLSLLIAMLVLVVREDYLEFGLEPGFTSLFDNFEVFAKKHGYEWSVPFTKLSVKLGLAVICAFIGALLAFPGLRLAQTHLDAVEMNADRPIIQILLHMSFLSPLVILVMWIKPIARDFLGNAPMGKTSVTLLSSSAFNSVRLWTIVVLCVLRLLLTRYHLQAYLNLAQKWVEQLKKEAGRIAAIDIQRKVTRVFCYLTVVTLQYLIPILLVLFSTLVLKSLGDFSWGLGTETPGVTQAPILPTSPPPAPRLEEDEDMEDMEEDIQATVAHLIELFAALRGVLTPIFFRGIFAFLTWWVAACQLISSLFGIYFHQYLMHN; encoded by the exons ATG GCTCTGATGGGAGTTCAGTTGGTGGTGAGCTTGCTGGCGGTCAGCATAATGCAAAGAATGGCCCCACATCTCTCCTTTGCTCGCTGGCTCTTATGTAACGGCAG CCTTTTTAGGTTCAAACATCCATCTGAAGGCGAGTTGTGTGCCCTCGCAGGGAAACAGATTCCTAAGACCAGCAGGCGAGACAG GAGACAAAATGGACATGGAGAATCCAAGCCGCTCACAGTTCCGAAAGACATTGATCTTCGTCTGGAGAGCGCGCCTGTTAATGTCTTGGATGCACTCG TTTTGCGGTTCTTTGTGGAGTACCAGTGGCTGATTGACTTCGCCATCTATGCCACAGGGATCTACCTCTTCACTGAAGGCTACTATAGTGTAGTGGATGCCAGCAAGGAAGTAAATATTGCTTCCATCTGGTGTGTGCTGACTGTTTTCTTCTGTTT GAGGACACTATATCTTCTCATGAGCCACTACTTTCGTTCTGAGGAGGGTGGCGAGCGCTCTGTGTGTCTGGCTTTCGGCTTCTTATCTCTTCTTATTGCGATGCTGGTCCTTGTAGTGAGAGAAGACTACCTGGAGTTTGGCCTTGAGCCCG GATTTACCAGTCTTTTTGACAATTTCGAGGTCTTTGCCAAAAAGCATGGCTACGAGTGGTC tgTTCCCTTCACCAAACTATCAGTCAAGTTGGGGCTGGCTGTCATTTGTGCCTTCATTGGAGCTCTCCTTGCATTCCCTGGATTGCGATTGGCCCAGACTCACCTAGATGCCGTTGAGATGAATGCAGACCGTCCAATCATTCA GATCCTTTTGCACATGAGTTTTCTGTCTCCATTGGTTATTCTTGTAATGTGGATTAAACCCATTGCTAGAGACTTCCTAGGGAACGCCCCCATGGGAAAGACCTCAGTTACCTT ACTTTCTAGTTCCGCTTTTAACTCTGTGCGTCTTTGGACGATTGTGGTGCTATGTGTGTTGCGGCTGCTGCTCACCCGCTATCACCTGCAAGCCTACCTCAATCTGGCTCAGAAGTGGGTGGAGCAATTGAAGAAAGAGGCGGGGCGTATCGCTGCCATTGACATCCAGAGGAAG GTGACACGAGTTTTCTGCTACTTGACTGTGGTCACCCTCCAGTATCTAATACCCATTCTGCTTGTGCTTTTCTCAACTTTGGTGCTCAAATCTTTAG GTGACTTTTCATGGGGCCTTGGAACAGAGACTCCAGGTGTAACCCAGGCTCCCATACTTCCCACCTCCCCTCCGCCCGCCCCCAGACTGGAAGAAGACGAGGATATGGAAGACATGGAGGAGGACATTCAGGCCACTGTAGCTCACCTGATCGAGCTGTTTGCTGCCTTACGCGGGGTCCTCACACCCATTTTCTTCAGAGGCATCTTTGCCTTTCTCACATGGTGGGTTGCGGCCTGTCAACTCATTAGCAGCCTCTTCGGCATCTACTTCCACCAGTATCTAATGCATAACTGA
- the LOC132131269 gene encoding transmembrane protein 161A isoform X1 translates to MTVYIGTNPANVHPPSNSPTDTKALMGVQLVVSLLAVSIMQRMAPHLSFARWLLCNGSLFRFKHPSEGELCALAGKQIPKTSRRDRRQNGHGESKPLTVPKDIDLRLESAPVNVLDALVLRFFVEYQWLIDFAIYATGIYLFTEGYYSVVDASKEVNIASIWCVLTVFFCLRTLYLLMSHYFRSEEGGERSVCLAFGFLSLLIAMLVLVVREDYLEFGLEPGFTSLFDNFEVFAKKHGYEWSVPFTKLSVKLGLAVICAFIGALLAFPGLRLAQTHLDAVEMNADRPIIQILLHMSFLSPLVILVMWIKPIARDFLGNAPMGKTSVTLLSSSAFNSVRLWTIVVLCVLRLLLTRYHLQAYLNLAQKWVEQLKKEAGRIAAIDIQRKVTRVFCYLTVVTLQYLIPILLVLFSTLVLKSLGDFSWGLGTETPGVTQAPILPTSPPPAPRLEEDEDMEDMEEDIQATVAHLIELFAALRGVLTPIFFRGIFAFLTWWVAACQLISSLFGIYFHQYLMHN, encoded by the exons ATGACTGTTTACATAGGAACAAATCCAGCGAATGTCCATCCGCCTAGCAATAGTCCCACCGATACCAAG GCTCTGATGGGAGTTCAGTTGGTGGTGAGCTTGCTGGCGGTCAGCATAATGCAAAGAATGGCCCCACATCTCTCCTTTGCTCGCTGGCTCTTATGTAACGGCAG CCTTTTTAGGTTCAAACATCCATCTGAAGGCGAGTTGTGTGCCCTCGCAGGGAAACAGATTCCTAAGACCAGCAGGCGAGACAG GAGACAAAATGGACATGGAGAATCCAAGCCGCTCACAGTTCCGAAAGACATTGATCTTCGTCTGGAGAGCGCGCCTGTTAATGTCTTGGATGCACTCG TTTTGCGGTTCTTTGTGGAGTACCAGTGGCTGATTGACTTCGCCATCTATGCCACAGGGATCTACCTCTTCACTGAAGGCTACTATAGTGTAGTGGATGCCAGCAAGGAAGTAAATATTGCTTCCATCTGGTGTGTGCTGACTGTTTTCTTCTGTTT GAGGACACTATATCTTCTCATGAGCCACTACTTTCGTTCTGAGGAGGGTGGCGAGCGCTCTGTGTGTCTGGCTTTCGGCTTCTTATCTCTTCTTATTGCGATGCTGGTCCTTGTAGTGAGAGAAGACTACCTGGAGTTTGGCCTTGAGCCCG GATTTACCAGTCTTTTTGACAATTTCGAGGTCTTTGCCAAAAAGCATGGCTACGAGTGGTC tgTTCCCTTCACCAAACTATCAGTCAAGTTGGGGCTGGCTGTCATTTGTGCCTTCATTGGAGCTCTCCTTGCATTCCCTGGATTGCGATTGGCCCAGACTCACCTAGATGCCGTTGAGATGAATGCAGACCGTCCAATCATTCA GATCCTTTTGCACATGAGTTTTCTGTCTCCATTGGTTATTCTTGTAATGTGGATTAAACCCATTGCTAGAGACTTCCTAGGGAACGCCCCCATGGGAAAGACCTCAGTTACCTT ACTTTCTAGTTCCGCTTTTAACTCTGTGCGTCTTTGGACGATTGTGGTGCTATGTGTGTTGCGGCTGCTGCTCACCCGCTATCACCTGCAAGCCTACCTCAATCTGGCTCAGAAGTGGGTGGAGCAATTGAAGAAAGAGGCGGGGCGTATCGCTGCCATTGACATCCAGAGGAAG GTGACACGAGTTTTCTGCTACTTGACTGTGGTCACCCTCCAGTATCTAATACCCATTCTGCTTGTGCTTTTCTCAACTTTGGTGCTCAAATCTTTAG GTGACTTTTCATGGGGCCTTGGAACAGAGACTCCAGGTGTAACCCAGGCTCCCATACTTCCCACCTCCCCTCCGCCCGCCCCCAGACTGGAAGAAGACGAGGATATGGAAGACATGGAGGAGGACATTCAGGCCACTGTAGCTCACCTGATCGAGCTGTTTGCTGCCTTACGCGGGGTCCTCACACCCATTTTCTTCAGAGGCATCTTTGCCTTTCTCACATGGTGGGTTGCGGCCTGTCAACTCATTAGCAGCCTCTTCGGCATCTACTTCCACCAGTATCTAATGCATAACTGA